tgaagaagacgccATTATCAGTCGGAAGAGAAGGAATCTCCGACCGGTGAGATTTGGAGGGTTTTCTGGTTTGGAGGGAAAATTGCTGGAGGATCCGATTAAGGGTTTTACTTTTATACAATCATTTCATTAAAGGGcctataaaaagaaaacatccgAATTCTGTACCCAAAGTATATTAATTTCACTATATAGCCCCGCCTTTTAAAACTCGTTGTTACATTTATGCCCAGTTCGGTTcgataaatttaaaattggtctattttattataaatagatgggaaaaaaaaccaaaacaaacctcaattaatttttatttggacgtTTAATActcaattgtttttggttggaaAGTAAATACacgaaataataaaatcatacaatttaatacacaaataattaattgttgttattttcatactcACGAtctcacaacaaaaataaaattccaattttacTCTTACCATCTCAattaactattattttttgataatataatattaattatataattttaaataaaaattaattttattaacattttagtttatggtctctaaaatttaaattttcatttttattattattatattattctaaaatttaacataaaaattatagaaaatcaaaaatattttaaaatagtcatTATTACAATCTTCTTCTATCGTTGCAATATCAAAGAATCGTTTTCTCTTTAAGGAAATTTAGAATCAAAGATTAATCTAATTCGTTGAGATTTGGGTTGAGGTTAGCTATTTTGctactaaaaacaaaattagccATTTTTATGAATTGATAAATCTTGAGAAATACGATGAGATTCGGGTTGAGATTTTGTCGAAAATAGTTTGATTCTTGAAGGATATACAATCGAAAAGAGAGTTTCTCACTACGAAGAATATTTACCGgccattttaaaatatttttaattttctataatttttatgttaaattttagaataatataataataataaaaattagagaccataaactaaaatgttaataaaattattttttattcaaaattataaaatttaatattatattataaaaaaattaataattaattgagATGGTAAGGgtaaaattggaattttatttttgttgtgagaTCGTgagtatgaaaataacaacaattacTTGTTTGTGTATTAAATTGCACGGTTTTATTACTTCGTGTATTTACCttccaaccaaaaacaattggGTATTAAacgtccaaataaaaattagttgagtttttttttgggtttgttccCTAAATAGATGTCGtataaactataattttttcgattaaaaattttcaatttggatttgagtttaatttagatttattCCGGTTTTCGATTAAAAATTATGCTTAAAATTTTTcgaatttttgttaattttttactCAGTTggacaaaagaataaatttcGGTTTAATATGGTTTGGTTCAGTTTCTTACCCACCCTTAATTTGAATCAAGTTAGTGTAAGTTTACCATATAGCCACTGAAAAAACTGAATATTACATATATGTCCCCTAATTTCTCTGGTTGTCATTTGAGGAGACATTAAATTCattacaattttgattttttatattcatttttcaaaCATCACGTTTCCCGATTTGTCCgactcatcatcttctttctctttctgtctctctctctctctgttcgAATCGAAACCCTAACAAATCCGAAATTGTCTCTGAGATTGAAATTGCCCCAATTTAATGGCGTAAAGCTTCACCAATTTCATCAATTCGAtatcaatttttgaaatttcgaagaaaggaagaaactttgaaaagagaaagcaaaatgTCAAGAGAGACGACGACGGAAGCAACGCCTTTGATTTTAAccgacggaggaggaggaaggagATCGGTGAGAAGACAAGGGTTAAGAGAAGCGGCGAGGTTACTAAGACATGCAAGTAGCGGgagaatgatgatgagagaGCCATCGATGCTTGTTCGTGAAGCTGCGGCTGAGCAGCTTGAAGAGAGACAAAGCGATTGGGCTTATTCGAAACCTGTAGTGGTTTTGGATTTCGTTTGGAATCTTGCTTTTGTCGTTGTTGCTACAGCTGTTTTGGTACTTAGCAGCGATGAGAATCCGAATATGCCTCTTAGGGTTTGGATTATTGGGTATGGGTTGCAATGTATGATGCATatggtttgtgtttgtgttgagTATCGTAGGAGgaatagtagaagaagaagagatttgagTCCAAGATctagctcttcttcttcttcttcttcttcttctatggatgaagaagaaggtttgggTTTGAGTAGAAACTCAGATGAACGTTACTTGGAGCTAGGTCAATTAGAGAATGAAAACAATAGGTACATTTGTTTTAAGCTTCAGTGATTGTGAAACAGATATTGTCTTATATGTGATGTGAATTTTGGCTAAAGCAGTGTTTTCTGTAACCAGTTTTGCTAAGCATCTAGAATCTGCAAATACGATGATCTCATTTATATGGTGGGTTATTGGATTTTATTGGGTATCTTCTGGTGGTCAAGAGTTAGCACAAGGATCCCCACAGCTTTATTGGTTTGTTGTTAATTTCTCTTATATCTCTTAGATTCTTGAATGTTTAAAGTGTTTAagttcttaaatttgtttggatgtctttgtttttatagGTTGTGTATAGTCTTTCTTGGTTTCGATgtgttctttgttgttttctgcGTTGCATTGGCTTGTGTTATCGGCATTGCTGTTTGCTGCTGCTTGCCTTGCATCATTGCAGTTCTATACGCCGTAGCAGAACAGGTAGCTTCAAATTAcctgtttcttttgttacctCCAAGAAAGTTGGATTTGTTCCAATGAAAATCTGTTGCAAAATGTAGGAAGGAGCTTCGAAAGAAGACATTGACCAACTTACTAAATTCAAATTCCGAAAGGTTGGTGATACTATGAAACACACtgttgatgaagaacaagGACAAGGAGATTCTGGAGGAGTGATGACTGAATGTGGTACAGATTCACCCGTTGAACATGCTCTTCCTCATGAGGATGCAGTAAGTAACACAAAAAACCTGTAAACCTCTGTGGCTAGACTCTGTTTGGATTTTGATGATCAAAACCAGATTTGCTTCTGTCAATCTACAGGAATGCTGCATTTGTCTTTCCGCTTATGAAGACGAGACAGAGCTAAGAGAACTTCCTTGTGGCCACCATTTCCATTGCGGTTGTGTGGATAAATGGCTTTACATAAATGCTACTTGTCCCCTCTGCAAATACAACATCCTCAAGAGTAGCAACTACGAAGAAGGCGAGGAAGTCTAGAAGACTAGAACAGTAAGAAGAGGAAACTTGCAAATATGCGAATATCTGTATCATTTAGCAGCTGAGGAACCCATGAGAAAAAGGGTTCGAGATTTGATCAATTTGTTGTTTACATTGCTTGTTATATGTTTACACATTTTAgttgcttttttctttggaGTCTGTATGTTCTGTTGTTGTCGACTCTTGTTAACATGTTTTGGTACTTACTTGCTCAACAAGTTAACAACATCTTGTATCtcctcatcttctctttttcaatcCTGAATTGAGAATGCTTCTGCAGTGAACTATAAATGATTCGTTGATTATAACGATTAGTTAGTATTACGCAATGTAGATAAACTTTATACTTTATTAACCGAAAGATGACGAGTTCAATACAACTTTTTTTGaagagagaaatcaaataGATGCAGGAAAATAAAACGACatctatatctttttttttctttatattgagtggtgaaacaaaacaaaatcaatcaaggCTTCTTCTGGAAACCCCATGGATTCTTATTTGCCCAGTTCCATTGATCTCTGCACATCTCATCAACTCCATATTTTGCcctaataaagaaaaacaaaaaattagtcttttgtgttttgaaaagTATTCAAAGTATGGTTCATTACTTACTTCCAGCCAAGTTCCTTCTCAGCTTTCTGAGTTGAAGCATAAACAGCTGTTGCATCTCCAGCTCTTCTTGGACATAGCTTGATAGGTATTTTCTgcagaaacaaatattttatagcaTCCAGAGACCAAATCTTCGGTCTTATTCACACAAATTTCATTGCATAATTGCggaaataagagaaaatctTACCTTGCCAGAAGctttttcaaaagaagaaaccatttcTAAGACAGAAGTTCCTTGACCAGTGCCAAGATTATAAGCAGTACAGCCTAAGATTAAGATGACACacacaaaacattattaaaattCTAATCATTGGTTGActccatcaaaacaaaaacaaacagttAAAAGTCATATAAAGAGTTTACCAATCTTTGAGTctgaaaacaatttgtttaaCGCAGCCACATGGCCATCTGCTAAATCCATTACATGGATGTAGTCTCTAACCTGCAAGTGTCAAATGCACCTTAGTTTATCAATCTATCATCAGAAGTCCAAACAGAATTTTCGAAGAAAGAAACGGTATTATCGATGTTATACCGCGCTACCATCCATGGTAGGATAATCATGTCCAAATACATTGAGTTCAGGTAATCTTCCAACCGCCACTTGTTGGATATAAGGCATGAGATTATTCGGTATGCCCTTTGGATCTTCTCCAATTCTTCCACTCTCGTGAGCTCCAACCGGATTGAAGTACCTCAGAAGAATTATCTTCCATTCTGGTTCCGCAGCGTGAATGTCTCTAGCTATCTCTTCAAGAAACAGCTACACAAATAGTTCAAATGTTTTCAAGATCACAGTCTTAAATAATATAACCTTCAAGATTATGaacacaaaacagaacaaaagagaTTCGAGGTGTGAAATACCTTAGTACGACCATAAGGATTCATAGCCTGTAACTCAAAGTCTTCCACACATGGGACTATTTCAGGTTGACCATAAACTGTTGCAGACGACGAAAACACCATCTGCATATAAAGTCAAGAGTCAGAACAGTTTGGTAACTAAACTAGAACAAGTAACACATATTCAAAAGTGAAGGATTTTGATCTTAAACCATTTTGCAGTTGTATTTTGCCATGGTCTCATATAGATTGATAGTTCCAACTAAGTTATTATCAAAGTAACGACGAGGGTTTCCAACACTTTCTCCCACAGCTTTAAGACCAGCAAAGTGAATCACAGCATCAAATCTGTTTCTCCACACAAAGAATCATAATATCAAAACCAACTCACCTGAATAAAAAATTGCATAATCTctgtttcaaatattttcacaTTACCTCTGATTGGAAAAGAGTTTCTCAATATCTCCTTTGTTTCTTAGATCACCCTGcaattaatcaaaacaatcaaaatctaacAAGCCAAAAGAATCTATACATAAAAATACAATCCTGATTACTCTAAAAGTAGCCATATGAATATAAAAATCGAAGCTTTTTTGTGGTACTAACCAGATTGAATTCAAGCTTGGTAGAGAGATCAGGACCAACAAGTTCCCTAACCCTATGAACAGCTTCAACGACAGAGTTATCAAGATTATCAATGATCGTAACCTTAAAACCCTGATTCAAAAGCTGAACAACAGTATGTGTTCCAATGAATCCAGCACCACCAGTCACCAAAATGTTCTGTTCCACAGAAGAACCCATTTTTCGAACAAACCCACTTCCCAAAATCGAAGCTTTCTTCACTAtttaagaaagagagagagaataaagTTTGAGTCTTTCTTTATTCTGGGAGTTATTTGATCGGTTGCTTTCTTGTGAGTAGATAAGAACGACGCCGCAAAAGTGAAATTAAGGAAAAAggtagagaaagagaaagcttttttgcttttgattggTTTCTTGAATTCGTGAGGGTTTATATAACTAACTTGTTATAACAAACTTTATACACCTTTttgaccaaataaaaaagatcTTGTTGgaacaaaagagagatgaCTCATTTGctatttttgggtttatggATAACGAGTTATGACCAAATCCACAAGGATTAGAGGGAAAAGTGGGATATTTAaagtttgtttattgttttttcttagtGTGTAATTCGATTTAGtttcctaattttttaatagataATTAAGGATttagatagttttttttgacaaCAAGGATTTAAAGAGtctaaaaccaaatattatgaGGTGTTGAGTTGTCATTTGTAAAGTTACAATAATAGTCAACAAGGatttaatggatttttttggtattttttaaaatttgatcatttagaaaatattatatatacatttttaattttttttaatattatagtttttttggtgtttttgtaAATGTGTCCAGATGTACAGGAAACATAACTTGATATGTggaaataaaatgacaaactTTTTTAGGAGATAAAAGCTTTTATTGCTCATTTATTTAAAGACGATCGAGTAGGAGGTCAAGCAACAAAGACCAAACCACAAATTGGACGGATGTAGCAATAATGATATTCCCATTGGCTTGAGATAAACGAAATGTTGATTGCTTATAACCCAAGTCACAGGCGTGTAAAAAggcttagtttttttttcttctctttctctacttataatttattaatcacCATTATTCAAACCCTTTTTATCATTTCAGAAGCTTTCGACTTCTCCTCCACGTCAATTCGTCTAGCTCAATCCGAATTTCCCTTTTTAAGATTGTGAAAAGCTTCATAAACAGAATGACCAAGATCGAAAGACCCATTATAATACTCACTATACCATTACAATAACTTGTATATGTAAACAAATGCGAGTTTTCAAAAAGTACTAcatctcttaaaaaaaaattaaaaaattaacttcAATAATATAGACAAACAAATATCATCGTTATTGAAAACTGGcaagtaaaaaaaagtgaaaacatattttacaGGAAAAGACAAGATAGTTTATTTGTTGGCtaagaaaaagagtgaaaGTAAGCATTGTGAAAAGGTAATAATTAAACCAAGCTTAGAAATGTCTGAAATGATATAGCTTATGAGAAGATTCCACCATCGCCGTCTCAAAATGAATGTTGAAGTTAATTAAGGACCCGAATTCGTCCAATGTTGCTATCTTATAGCTACAGATATAGCCGTATAGGACGAAATAGAGGCTTCTACTAGAGTATTACCACAATATCCATTTTGAGATGGTGGAATCGGAGACGTTAACTTAAGGTCCTGAGAGCAACTTCATTGCACAATAGAAAGAAGATGtctttaacaatattaaaatattaaatttataaaatattaataattaaatataaaagattttaagtGTAGGAAGACACTCAACTTATTTGTGCAATGGAGTTGCTATGAGAATCTTCCACGTCAGTTGGTTATTTTGGCATTGAATGGTTGTAGTTCTTAAAGCAGTTTTAgtgtttacaaaaaatatgttttgtagCCAATCAAAATTATGAAgatttctaattaatattgtttttaaaattaattttaagataaataaaaaacccaaaatccatttttttgtctataaataaacttttaaattaaattttaaatatcttattaatttatattataaaataaagttgcATTTACGTCATTCTAAGTTTAGGCTTATTGATTTGTGGTTTCAATGTAAAACTTAATATTATATGAAGTCATTTGTTAGTGTTGAAATACATATActacatatttttattgtttcatttttttttctaatagaaaaacataatacatttaatataactaaaatattcttataaaagctttcttatttaaaattttgagatatttaatttggataagtttagtttttaagaAAGAGTAGTATATGGAATTAAAATTGTGTGGCAAAAagaatagtaaaataatattaataacaaatagaaaaacttaagaaaattgTTGGATTGACTCatcatcataaaaaaaaactagctCTTATTTAGTACCGGTTTTTTTTGAGGGGGTAGtcttacaaaacaaacaatacgAGGGCAAAGGAAGACagatcaataaataaaagggACTTGAGTAAAATAAAAGGGACATTATAGAGTTCCCGAAGTTAGGGCTCATCTTCTGTTCATCAAGACATCAACGTACGCACAAGGCGATGAGTGAATTTGAAGGTAAGATTCGAAATTCGTTTCCCTAAAAGTTAgggtttattatatatactctCTCCCGATCAATTCCAATGATATGTCTCAGGCTGGATCAAATGGCTCGAACCAGTGTTTTTGCTGTGGAAACCTGAGGATCCTGGCTATGAGAGACCAGCGTATAGGGATTGGAccaaagaggaagatgagCCTAAGTACTCACCAGAGAAAGAACTTGCCTTACTCGACAAACAAATCCTTGCAAGCGATGTATTTATccttgtgattttttttcggTTTATAATGAGctctataaataaatttgtgaAATTGAGAGTTTGTGAAACAACAGGGTTTTGATATCGACTTCACACACTTCCGTTGTGTATTCAATTACCATCTTGCTTATCTCGATTCACATGAATTCGTTGATGAGCCAGAAACCACAAGAGATTTACTCGAGAGGCTCTCTAGGAAGGCCCTTGATGACTACAATCAAGAATCAGTGAGAACTAACCTTTGTATATGCCTTGTGCTTTCATCACATTTACATaaattgattcttttcttctctctttgttttgaaaaacagagaacacaATTTGAGTTTGTCAAGGTTGTGAAAGCAAACTTTCACTTTTGTTGTGCGATTATGTTTCTCATAACCTTCGAAGTTGTTGACCCTTATGATAACTTGATCAAACTCTTCCAAACAAGGGTTCGCCACGCTGAAGATATCGTGACTGAGTACGTCTTTTGCAGGCCGAAACCCAATCAAGGAGGTATCTctaatcttgttttgttttccatctCTAGTtacgttgttgttgttttttatgaATTCGTTGTGGAATATATATTTGCCTCTTTCACCCACCATGGAAGATGGATTAAGCTTTCGATCTtccttctttatatattttcgtgGCTATTTCTTTAGTAGATTTATAgtatttggatttgtttgaTAGTGGAATGCATTGGTGTGAAGAACAATGATGGGAAAGATGTCCAAACAAATGTCAAGGAACAAGAGGTAATCGAAAGATTTAACTGCaagagtgttttttttcctttgatgTCAAGATTCCTTGTATGTATGGATGGTTTTTAAGAGTAATCACCATCACCTTCACTTTACAGATTGGAGTAGGAGCTTCTATATGCCACAAGGAGTGAGAACCGGGAGATGCTCTTGTGttaatatacattttctttgtgaTATTATAAACCCCTATATATAACACTCACTATATATACCATTACAATAGCAAAAAATCCCATGTCACCttagtttattgtttttaagaGTTAAATTGAATTGAAGTCTAAAGTTTGGTTGCACTAGACTACAACACTCATAGTATTTGAACAAAATGCTTTTAAAGAAGCtcttaaaaatttgtaaaaaatatCGGCCAACATTTTACATAGAAAATGTGTGTACCCATAACAAAAGGTTGCGCgaaattaaaacttttacaGAGTAAAGATAAATCACATAACTTCATAGAGTTTTGACATTTAAGCAGAGCAATAAAGAGAAATTCATACTTTTCTTGTATTCTCTTCGTTTCCAGTCAAAATCAGAAGACATAGGAAGAAGCTATGCTACCAATTCAGACTGAGAGAGTAAGATTCATTCTAAAACATAATGAACGATACAGATAAATGAAAACAGTAAAACTCGCacaatatataataagttcATTCCCTAGCAACACAAGAGCTCCCATAAGTAATTAACTAAAGTCACATCATCTAGGACGCAAATagattataaaaacaattcagcATCTCTGCATTCTAACTCCTTGTGGCACACAAAGGCTCATCCTCCAATCtgtaaagagaagaaaatcagCCATACAAGAATCAGAAAAGCAAAGTAAATTGATAGATGTTTCCATCacttacttttgtttcttgacgACATCTTTGGGAACATGGCTCTTGACAACTTGCTCAATATCTCTCTTGACAACTTTCTTGATTCCAAAGTATTTCactatcaaaacaaatactatatatGTGAATCTCTAGAAACAACCAATTGTTtcaacaagagaagaaattgagtttagggtttatataataataccTCCTTGATTGGGTTTAGGTCTGCAGAAGACATAGTTAGTAGTGATATGTTTACCGTGGCGTACCCTTGTTTGGAAGAGCTTAACCATGTCATCATAAGGATCCTTGACTTGAAATGTTATGAGAAACATCATCGCACAAGCAAAGTGAAAATTGGCTTTAACAACTTTAACAAACTCATACTCTGTGCCATGTCTGCCATTGTGGTCATCAAGAGCTTCCTGAGCAAGGCTCTTGAGTAAATCCTCAGTAGTATCAAACTCATCGTCAGCGAATTGATCAGAATGGAGAATAGCAGGATGGTAGTTGAATACACAGAGGAAGGAACTGAAATCTATATCAAACCCCTGAAAAGTGATTTGTTATTAGgatcataaataaatagaataaACCAAAAGTAATTAGGGGAACAACACATACATCGCTAGCATTGACTTGTTTGGTCATAAGGGCAAGTTCTTCCTCTGGTGTGAGCTCAGGCTTATCTTCCTCCGTCCTAGTCATGCATGAAGGTCTAACATAGCCACGGCCCCCAGGTTTCCACAGCAAATACGCAGGTTCGAGCCACGCAACCCAACCTGAGACATTGTAAATTGGAATCGATAGAGTTAAAttataaaccttaaaaactTAACATTAACGAAATTCGAAATCGTACTTCCATCGATATCACACATCGTCGATCAACAGATGAAGAACCCTAaccctttttttattttttttgggggaaAGTGATTTTAGATTCgttagagcatctccaataGTGAGAGCCCTCTATTGGGTTCTCaccatttttttaagaataaaattttgaatttgaagagaTGAGaacttatgtgttttttttttaattttgtaaagtcCAATGGTAATCTCTCTTTGTGGAGTTCTCAGGGAAAAAAAttctattgattttgaaattgaaatgttGAAATGTTTGATGTTGAAATTGTTGTAATAGTGTGAAAAAttctgttgattttgttgttaaacAACCAATTAGTGTAATAAAATCATGATATGGTCGGTCTCTAGGGAGAGATTAGTTGTCATCTTTGCATCTGATAATATCTGAGTTGAAATAATTTCCTCTGCCTCACAAAGAACTACCTCAAGATTTTAAACTTTGTTAAGATATGGCTGAAACATTGCAGAAAACAAACTGGAATATTGATACATGAATTCAAAGTCTCAAATTGAAAACCTGCAACTACTCAAAGTCTCAAatcattgataagaaaaaactgTAACTCATTAAACACTTGCAACTCATGAAACCTACAACTCAACCTCCATCTTCACTATCTTTCAGTTATTGGAAAGAAGGTAGTGCTGCTTCGTATTCTTAAACCAAACCTTGCAGAATCCTGCAATttctcaaaccaaaacatgcaaattagtTCACCAAAACCTGCAATCTATAactcaaaaaattaaaagctgCAATTTTTCAAACCAAACCTGCAACTTCTTCACACAAAGATAACCTGAAAACGAATAAGGCAAAGAACCATAAGTATTTGAGATGAAAGTCTATGTGAAACTCTTCGACACTTCTGTAGCTGCAGTATTAAACAACAGAAGCATAGATTTTTATCACACTAATGACTAAACCATATAAAAACAAGCTAATCACTCCTTAATCGCAGTCTATAACTAAAAAAAGCACAGCTTTATTACACAAATCCCTTAGATAGAAGCTGACCTTTACATCTAGAGCATTAACATCGAGATGATCTGCGATTAAGAATCGGAACCGAGAAGATTAGTATACCAGATCCAAGAACTCGATTCACCTGAAAACCAGAGAGTTTCCAAGCAATGTAAGTCAAAACATCGACATGATTAGAAACAATGATCAAGATAGAATCAGGAGAAGCTTTCAcgctttttttttgctttttttgttaaaaacaattgACCAATGATAAGGCACCACGTCATcgtctctcatctctctcaaAAACTCTCTCAAGAGAGACAGCTATCTCTCTTTTAAtccattttgatttatttttcaactcttttttcaagAGAACCAACAATGAGAACTCCATTTTGCATccattggagatgctcttaACTACCTTCTTCTGGAACTCTCTTAtaataatatccaaatttattttcctCAAGTCGCTGTTATTTAtcctttctttgtcttttggcCTTATACTTTTAGTTTCGTCAACTACCACCCTGTCGATTGTCGAAAgctctctcttctcaaatctttctttttataaaataacaacgttagtaaaaaaaaaaagtgcatTGGATAAAATTATGATACGAAAAAGTATCTTTCATTGCTAGTGAAATACTACAACTTTAATGTCTTGTATTGCgacaaatagaaaatatccTCTAGTTGAtgtattttatcttttattattcCTCTATAAAAaagtttgtaatttttttttacttttcggAGTAAGAGATAAAACCCATGCTTGTGTTTGGATTTAGCCCAATTACATTTTAACCAAGTAAAAGCCCCATAGCAAAAAGAATGAAGTCTTTAGAATTGCGTCATTAGAGAAAGACATAaagtgaaaactgaaaacttgTTTCCATGTAGAATAATGAGCGTATGATCAATCAGATATCCATGGGTGAAATCACGGCTTACagtaaatttgtaaaaaaaaaaaaaaaaaaagttacttgATTTTCAAACCATGtgtttttgaatcaattttACCAAATTAGATTCTAAATTTGCGTTGAATCTGAATATAAGTACTCAGGATCTTCAGGTGTACATAGCAAATATGCATCTTGGACTCACGAAGTCCAGCCTGAAATAACAAATCGAAATAACAAGCACTGTGTATTTACAATCCCTAGATTTTAGAGAAACTAAATTGCATTCAGAACTTCGAATGTTTCCCCCATCCCTGcgttgaagaagagatgaaaaaaAGACTTAATTGCTAATGATTTTAGTTACGTTTCCCTTctttatttttcgtttttttggcCTCATACTTTTAGTTTCATACAAGCACACAATCGAAAACTCTTTTCTGAAAATGATCTTATTCAAAATAACAACGTTAGTTAAAAGTGctttaaattaatactcgaaAAACTAGCatacgacaaaaaaaaaaaaagtatatgaatTTGAAGTACAGTTTTTGAGCTAGCTAGATATACGTACTACAATGAAAACATGTCGAATTTCGATAATTACAATAACAATAGTAAGTAGTAATCGATTATTGGTCTAAAAATTCTGacactttttctattttctccaCACATTCATCTCCGAAAC
This sequence is a window from Arabidopsis thaliana chromosome 1 sequence. Protein-coding genes within it:
- a CDS encoding Zinc finger, C3HC4 type (RING finger) family protein (Zinc finger, C3HC4 type (RING finger) family protein; FUNCTIONS IN: zinc ion binding; EXPRESSED IN: 24 plant structures; EXPRESSED DURING: 15 growth stages; CONTAINS InterPro DOMAIN/s: Zinc finger, RING-type (InterPro:IPR001841), Zinc finger, C3HC4 RING-type (InterPro:IPR018957); BEST Arabidopsis thaliana protein match is: Zinc finger, C3HC4 type (RING finger) family protein (TAIR:AT1G12760.1); Has 9547 Blast hits to 9526 proteins in 279 species: Archae - 0; Bacteria - 6; Metazoa - 2543; Fungi - 730; Plants - 5047; Viruses - 25; Other Eukaryotes - 1196 (source: NCBI BLink).) encodes the protein MSRETTTEATPLILTDGGGGRRSVRRQGLREAARLLRHASSGRMMMREPSMLVREAAAEQLEERQSDWAYSKPVVVLDFVWNLAFVVVATAVLVLSSDENPNMPLRVWIIGYGLQCMMHMVCVCVEYRRRNSRRRRDLSPRSSSSSSSSSSSMDEEEGLGLSRNSDERYLELGQLENENNSFAKHLESANTMISFIWWVIGFYWVSSGGQELAQGSPQLYWLCIVFLGFDVFFVVFCVALACVIGIAVCCCLPCIIAVLYAVAEQEGASKEDIDQLTKFKFRKVGDTMKHTVDEEQGQGDSGGVMTECGTDSPVEHALPHEDAECCICLSAYEDETELRELPCGHHFHCGCVDKWLYINATCPLCKYNILKSSNYEEGEEV
- the UGE3 gene encoding UDP-D-glucose/UDP-D-galactose 4-epimerase 3 (UDP-D-glucose/UDP-D-galactose 4-epimerase 3 (UGE3); CONTAINS InterPro DOMAIN/s: NAD-dependent epimerase/dehydratase (InterPro:IPR001509), NAD(P)-binding domain (InterPro:IPR016040), UDP-glucose 4-epimerase (InterPro:IPR005886); BEST Arabidopsis thaliana protein match is: UDP-D-glucose/UDP-D-galactose 4-epimerase 1 (TAIR:AT1G12780.1); Has 41147 Blast hits to 41136 proteins in 2978 species: Archae - 810; Bacteria - 24610; Metazoa - 646; Fungi - 484; Plants - 1052; Viruses - 38; Other Eukaryotes - 13507 (source: NCBI BLink).) is translated as MGSSVEQNILVTGGAGFIGTHTVVQLLNQGFKVTIIDNLDNSVVEAVHRVRELVGPDLSTKLEFNLGDLRNKGDIEKLFSNQRFDAVIHFAGLKAVGESVGNPRRYFDNNLVGTINLYETMAKYNCKMMVFSSSATVYGQPEIVPCVEDFELQAMNPYGRTKLFLEEIARDIHAAEPEWKIILLRYFNPVGAHESGRIGEDPKGIPNNLMPYIQQVAVGRLPELNVFGHDYPTMDGSAVRDYIHVMDLADGHVAALNKLFSDSKIGCTAYNLGTGQGTSVLEMVSSFEKASGKKIPIKLCPRRAGDATAVYASTQKAEKELGWKAKYGVDEMCRDQWNWANKNPWGFQKKP
- the UGE3 gene encoding UDP-D-glucose/UDP-D-galactose 4-epimerase 3, whose amino-acid sequence is MGSSVEQNILVTGGAGFIGTHTVVQLLNQGFKVTIIDNLDNSVVEAVHRVRELVGPDLSTKLEFNLGDLRNKGDIEKLFSNQRFDAVIHFAGLKAVGESVGNPRRYFDNNLVGTINLYETMAKYNCKMMVFSSSATVYGQPEIVPCVEDFELQAMNPYGRTKLFLEEIARDIHAAEPEWKIILLRYFNPVGAHESGRIGEDPKGIPNNLMPYIQQVAVGRLPELNVFGHDYPTMDGSAVRDYIHVMDLADGHVAALNKLFSDSKIGCTAYNLGTGQGTSVLEMVSSFEKASGKVRFSLISAIMQ